In one window of Dokdonia sp. PRO95 DNA:
- a CDS encoding PD-(D/E)XK nuclease family protein: protein MQTFIDVVLDKEQGSKNENIIYILPSRRAGNTLTKKIASRAITTSFAPKVFSIEEFIGHVTGLKSASNIDLIFILFESYKEVVGKEKLADFQTFCGWAQSILSDFNEIDRFLLNQSEVFNHLKDIKELSDHWSSSKNELVLNYIDFWNSLFDIYTVFCSKSLDKGSVHQGYVYRQAVETIEHYIHSSTNVRHVFIGFNALNTAEQQLIQALLSEGNAEIYWDTEKTFLNNPFHETNSFVKNYKSKWTYYSSNPFNWTFDNYSAQKNITTYACSQDILQAKTLGTILAKISDQELSNTAIVLGEESLLLPILNALPRTVQKVNITMGLPLSKTPTASFFDQLITLKKNPHINGYYFKDILNILRNPLSAALLGSQTEHLEQGIITNNLIFISVAQLAQLSSDSADPVFNLLFKTWSENPKDAVTNCIRIIEALRALFDTGNNTLQLEYIYGFYVAFNKLKQLMDTQDHIKDIPTFIHFYREILSSETIDLRGDPEQGLQIMGVLESRVLDYKHVIITSVNEGILPSGKSQNSYIPYDLKILYNLPTYSEKDAVYAYHFYHLLHRASAVDLLYTTHSTGLGSSEKSRFIRQIEEEGIHSIKKHVVTPTTIKIEERLPHIPKDTAIIDSLKNLFKKGISPSALTTYLRDPIVFYERYVLGINSSNEVEETVAANTMGTIVHNTLEELYKPHIGQQLTVTIIEELLTMIEGEVRNQFKLVYGLNHITEGKNKIVYAIVTRYVENYLKREKGLLKNGDTVIIKSVEDDLRNIQLAEDIFLRGKVDLVEQRNNNLNIVDYKTGKVVQKDLNLSAFDDLLLPEGKFEKAFQVLMYAYMLNKKKPLDFPVSVGIISFKNLQSGYLPFRYNKNEQVTEDTLLEFEGVLKSLIAEILNPEIPFTQREV, encoded by the coding sequence ATGCAAACTTTTATTGACGTAGTACTTGATAAAGAACAAGGTTCTAAAAACGAGAATATCATTTATATTCTTCCTAGCCGGCGTGCAGGGAACACCCTAACTAAAAAAATAGCTTCTCGAGCGATTACCACTTCGTTTGCTCCTAAAGTTTTTTCAATAGAGGAATTTATTGGTCATGTTACTGGTTTAAAATCTGCTAGTAATATTGACTTAATTTTCATCCTCTTTGAAAGTTATAAAGAAGTTGTGGGTAAGGAAAAGCTTGCCGATTTCCAGACGTTCTGTGGATGGGCTCAGTCCATTTTAAGTGACTTCAACGAGATAGACAGATTTCTCTTAAATCAGTCAGAAGTATTTAATCATCTTAAAGATATTAAAGAACTATCTGATCACTGGTCTTCCTCAAAAAATGAATTAGTACTCAACTATATTGATTTTTGGAATAGCTTATTTGATATCTATACGGTCTTTTGTTCAAAATCATTAGATAAAGGCTCTGTACATCAAGGTTATGTTTATAGACAAGCGGTAGAGACTATAGAGCACTATATTCATTCATCAACCAATGTTAGACATGTGTTTATAGGATTCAACGCTTTAAATACTGCTGAACAACAACTTATTCAGGCCTTGCTTTCAGAAGGCAACGCAGAAATTTATTGGGATACTGAGAAAACTTTTTTAAACAATCCTTTTCATGAGACTAACTCGTTTGTAAAAAACTATAAATCTAAGTGGACTTACTATAGCTCAAATCCTTTTAACTGGACCTTTGATAATTATAGTGCTCAAAAAAATATTACTACATACGCATGCTCACAAGATATTTTGCAAGCCAAAACATTAGGAACAATTCTTGCAAAAATATCAGATCAAGAACTATCTAACACGGCCATTGTACTGGGCGAAGAATCTCTTCTATTACCAATACTCAATGCCTTGCCGCGTACTGTACAAAAGGTGAATATTACTATGGGGTTACCTTTGAGTAAAACACCTACAGCTTCCTTTTTTGACCAGCTTATTACCTTAAAAAAGAATCCTCATATAAATGGTTATTATTTTAAGGATATTTTAAATATTCTTCGCAATCCATTATCTGCTGCATTACTAGGGTCGCAAACTGAGCATTTAGAACAAGGGATTATTACAAATAATCTTATATTTATTAGTGTTGCACAACTTGCTCAGCTTAGCAGTGATAGCGCAGATCCTGTTTTTAATTTGCTATTTAAAACTTGGAGTGAAAATCCTAAAGATGCAGTAACAAACTGCATACGTATCATAGAAGCACTGAGGGCATTATTTGATACTGGCAACAACACTCTACAACTAGAATACATTTATGGTTTTTACGTGGCATTTAATAAGCTCAAGCAGCTCATGGATACACAAGACCACATTAAAGATATACCAACGTTTATACACTTCTACAGAGAAATATTATCTTCAGAAACCATAGACTTGCGTGGTGATCCTGAGCAAGGTCTTCAGATTATGGGTGTATTAGAGTCAAGGGTATTAGATTATAAGCATGTAATTATAACCTCTGTTAATGAGGGAATATTACCTTCTGGAAAAAGTCAAAATTCATATATCCCGTATGATTTAAAAATACTCTATAATTTACCTACCTACTCAGAGAAGGATGCGGTTTATGCGTATCACTTCTATCATTTATTACACAGGGCTAGCGCTGTAGATTTATTATACACCACACATAGTACTGGGCTAGGAAGCAGTGAGAAAAGTAGATTTATTAGACAAATAGAAGAGGAAGGTATACACAGTATAAAAAAACACGTCGTTACTCCAACTACCATTAAGATTGAAGAACGATTGCCTCATATTCCTAAGGACACAGCAATTATTGATTCGCTCAAGAACTTATTTAAAAAAGGTATTTCACCCTCTGCTCTCACGACCTACTTGAGAGATCCTATCGTGTTTTATGAACGATATGTTCTTGGTATCAATTCAAGTAATGAAGTTGAAGAAACTGTGGCGGCAAATACTATGGGTACAATCGTTCATAATACACTTGAAGAATTATACAAACCACACATAGGGCAACAATTAACTGTTACCATCATTGAAGAATTACTTACAATGATAGAGGGGGAAGTTCGCAATCAATTTAAATTGGTATATGGACTTAATCATATCACTGAGGGTAAAAATAAGATTGTCTACGCGATAGTTACCCGCTATGTAGAGAATTACCTCAAAAGAGAAAAAGGACTCCTCAAAAACGGCGATACGGTGATTATTAAATCTGTAGAAGATGATTTAAGAAACATACAGCTTGCAGAAGATATATTTTTGAGAGGAAAAGTAGACTTAGTAGAACAACGCAATAACAATCTCAACATCGTAGATTATAAAACCGGAAAAGTAGTACAGAAGGATTTAAACCTGTCTGCCTTTGATGATTTACTATTGCCAGAAGGTAAGTTTGAAAAAGCCTTTCAGGTCTTGATGTATGCCTATATGCTTAACAAGAAAAAACCGCTTGATTTTCCAGTAAGCGTTGGTATCATATCTTTCAAAAATTTACAGTCGGGATATCTTCCATTTAGGTATAATAAAAATGAGCAGGTCACAGAAGATACACTTCTGGAGTTTGAAGGAGTTTTAAAATCACTCATAGCAGAGATACTCAATCCAGAAATTCCGTTTACACAACGGGAGGTATAA
- a CDS encoding GNAT family N-acetyltransferase produces the protein MIVPAKNSEIPEILSLTRACAQEMISRNIFQWNEHYPTVTAFEQDIARDELFLLKENDSIIGTIVLSTLMDDEYLDIDWLTPSKNNLYIHRLAVHPDHQGQGNARKLMDYAYAFAKAHSAPSIRLDTFSQNKRNQKFYETRGYKKLGSIYFPKQSEHPFYCYERVL, from the coding sequence GTGATTGTACCTGCAAAAAATTCAGAAATCCCTGAAATCCTTTCACTTACTCGTGCCTGTGCACAAGAAATGATCTCTAGAAATATCTTTCAGTGGAATGAGCACTACCCTACTGTCACTGCTTTTGAGCAAGATATTGCTCGTGATGAGCTCTTTCTTCTCAAAGAGAATGATAGCATTATAGGTACCATTGTATTGTCCACATTAATGGATGATGAGTATCTAGACATTGACTGGCTTACACCATCTAAAAACAATTTGTACATCCATAGACTCGCAGTACATCCAGACCATCAAGGTCAAGGAAACGCTCGCAAACTAATGGATTATGCATACGCTTTCGCGAAAGCGCACTCGGCACCCTCAATACGTCTCGATACTTTTTCTCAAAATAAACGCAATCAAAAGTTCTATGAGACTCGAGGTTATAAGAAGCTAGGGAGTATCTATTTTCCAAAACAAAGTGAGCACCCATTTTATTGCTATGAAAGAGTTCTGTAG
- a CDS encoding sodium:proton antiporter produces the protein MLELAGIIILGIIAQWAAWRLKLPAILPLLLIGLFVGPVSTLISEDGTKWIEPIWNGEEGLFPGESLYYFVSLAISIILFEGGLTLKRDEIKNVGPVITKLISLGSLVTFLGAGFAAYWIFGLSLQISLLFSGLIIVTGPTVISPILRNVPVKRDISTVLKWEGILIDPIGALVAVLMYEFISVGEGAAFTKTALVEFGKIVLFGSTFGFTFAHALAFIIKKKLVPHYLMNVFTLAAVLGVFVMSDQFAHESGLLAVVVMGMVLGNINLPNIKELLYFKESLSVLLISVLFILLSANMNLVDLELLYRWETLALFLVVVFVVRPIGVFLSTWGSDLQTNAKLFISWVGPRGIVAAGIASLFGSKLLIKGEPGAEYITPLVFMIVLGTVLLNATTARLFAKMVGVFLTKSEGILIVGASEMPRLIAKYLQKNGRHVVLLDSNTNHIRTAKEAGLMALEANVYADDLTADVELSDIGYLMSLTGNSDINKYAINRFRKQFGENGAYRLISKREMDNIAQLPKEGLFSATDDFFNMTDVTRQYPTINEVAVSSKEEYMAIGKLVADDKNMIPLFVKKKDNTLEIISSFMQDVDVKSFQGSHLIYLGKPITDEDLAKVTEASETPSNNDEDIVVPIGD, from the coding sequence ATGTTAGAACTAGCCGGAATCATAATTTTAGGGATCATTGCACAATGGGCTGCTTGGCGTTTAAAATTACCTGCCATTTTACCACTACTACTCATAGGGCTTTTTGTGGGACCTGTATCTACACTCATATCTGAAGATGGTACAAAGTGGATAGAACCTATATGGAATGGAGAAGAAGGATTATTTCCGGGAGAGAGTCTATACTACTTTGTCTCGCTAGCGATATCTATTATACTCTTTGAGGGCGGCCTTACACTTAAACGTGATGAAATTAAGAATGTAGGTCCAGTAATTACAAAGCTTATCTCTTTAGGCAGCCTTGTAACATTTTTAGGAGCAGGATTTGCCGCCTACTGGATATTTGGACTCAGCCTTCAGATCTCTTTATTATTCTCAGGACTTATCATTGTAACAGGACCTACCGTGATATCGCCTATTTTAAGAAACGTGCCCGTAAAGCGAGATATCTCTACAGTACTTAAATGGGAAGGGATTCTTATAGACCCTATAGGAGCACTTGTGGCAGTATTAATGTATGAATTTATCTCTGTAGGAGAAGGGGCAGCTTTTACTAAGACGGCCTTAGTGGAGTTTGGTAAGATTGTACTTTTTGGAAGTACGTTTGGGTTTACGTTTGCTCATGCGCTGGCTTTTATTATCAAAAAGAAGCTTGTACCACATTACTTAATGAATGTATTTACACTAGCCGCAGTACTTGGTGTGTTTGTAATGTCAGACCAGTTTGCTCACGAGTCTGGACTACTTGCAGTGGTAGTGATGGGAATGGTACTAGGAAATATAAATCTTCCTAACATTAAGGAACTACTATACTTTAAAGAATCATTAAGTGTATTACTTATCTCTGTGCTATTCATCTTGCTTTCGGCAAATATGAATCTTGTGGACCTTGAGTTATTATATCGCTGGGAGACACTAGCACTTTTTCTAGTAGTAGTATTTGTGGTACGACCTATAGGTGTATTTTTAAGCACTTGGGGATCAGATTTACAGACCAATGCCAAGCTCTTTATTTCTTGGGTAGGACCACGAGGAATTGTAGCAGCAGGTATTGCTTCACTTTTTGGTTCTAAGTTATTAATTAAAGGCGAGCCAGGAGCAGAGTACATAACGCCGCTGGTATTTATGATTGTACTAGGTACGGTATTACTTAATGCGACCACTGCGCGACTATTTGCAAAGATGGTGGGTGTATTTCTTACTAAATCTGAAGGGATATTAATTGTAGGAGCATCAGAAATGCCACGATTGATAGCCAAATATCTCCAAAAAAATGGTCGCCACGTAGTACTTCTTGATAGTAATACAAATCACATACGCACAGCAAAAGAAGCTGGGCTCATGGCGCTAGAAGCAAATGTCTATGCAGATGATCTTACAGCTGATGTTGAGCTTAGTGATATAGGATATCTAATGTCTTTAACAGGAAATAGCGATATAAATAAGTATGCGATTAATCGTTTTAGAAAGCAGTTTGGAGAAAATGGAGCTTACCGCCTTATCTCCAAGAGAGAGATGGACAACATAGCACAACTACCTAAGGAAGGATTATTTTCAGCAACAGATGACTTTTTTAATATGACAGATGTTACGAGACAGTATCCTACAATCAATGAGGTCGCTGTATCTTCAAAAGAGGAGTACATGGCTATAGGAAAACTTGTAGCAGATGATAAAAATATGATTCCGCTGTTTGTAAAGAAGAAGGATAATACTCTAGAAATCATAAGTTCATTTATGCAAGATGTAGATGTAAAATCTTTTCAGGGAAGCCACTTAATCTACTTAGGTAAACCTATTACTGATGAAGATCTAGCCAAAGTAACCGAAGCTAGCGAGACACCATCTAATAATGATGAGGATATTGTTGTCCCAATAGGTGATTAG
- a CDS encoding MBL fold metallo-hydrolase has product MKIYPIEAGNFKLDGGAMFGVVPKSIWSRTNPADANNLIDIAARCMLIEDGKRLILIDNGMGDKQSEKFFGYYHQWGDHSIDASLAQYGFHRDDITDVFMTHLHFDHVGGAIQWNKDHTGYEPAFKNAKFWTNENHWQWAVEPNNREKASFLKENLIPMQESGQLHFIERGEQAFQKNSELNFGILFADGHTEKQMLPHIEYQGKTIVFMADLLPTLGHLPIPYVTGYDTRPLLSITEKEQFLNIAADNNYYLWLEHDAHNEIITVQHTEKGVRANEIYTFKDLFN; this is encoded by the coding sequence ATGAAAATATACCCTATTGAGGCAGGAAATTTTAAACTGGATGGTGGTGCCATGTTCGGCGTGGTACCTAAGTCTATCTGGAGCCGAACAAACCCTGCAGATGCTAATAATCTTATAGATATCGCCGCAAGATGTATGCTTATAGAGGATGGCAAAAGACTTATCCTCATTGATAACGGGATGGGAGATAAGCAGTCAGAAAAGTTTTTTGGCTATTATCACCAGTGGGGAGACCACTCTATAGATGCATCACTTGCTCAATATGGTTTTCACCGTGATGACATTACAGACGTATTTATGACGCACCTACATTTTGATCACGTAGGTGGAGCCATCCAGTGGAATAAAGACCACACAGGTTATGAACCTGCATTTAAAAATGCAAAATTCTGGACCAACGAAAATCACTGGCAATGGGCTGTGGAGCCTAACAATAGAGAGAAAGCTAGTTTTTTAAAGGAAAACCTCATCCCTATGCAAGAAAGTGGCCAGCTTCACTTTATAGAACGAGGAGAACAAGCTTTTCAAAAAAACAGCGAGCTCAACTTTGGTATTCTCTTTGCAGATGGTCATACAGAAAAGCAAATGCTTCCACATATTGAGTATCAAGGTAAGACCATTGTTTTTATGGCAGACCTACTTCCTACGCTAGGGCACTTACCTATTCCTTATGTGACAGGTTATGATACAAGACCGCTTCTTTCTATTACAGAGAAAGAACAGTTTTTAAATATCGCTGCAGATAATAATTACTATCTCTGGCTAGAGCACGATGCTCACAATGAAATTATTACCGTACAGCATACCGAGAAAGGCGTGCGTGCAAATGAAATTTATACCTTTAAAGACTTATTTAACTAA
- a CDS encoding MATE family efflux transporter: MSTTTSNIDISFKRIQQLAIPALIAGIAEPILSSTDAAVVGNMAENSVESLAAVGIVGSFLSMLIWILGQTRSAISTIISQNLGAGKLDDIKVLPAQAIYFNIILSIVVLASTYFFVAEIFTLLNAKGLVLSLSIDYYNIRVWGFPLTLFTFAVFGIFRGLQNTFWPMIVAIIGASLNIGLDIALVYGVEGIIEPLGVKGAAWASLIAQAFMAVMALILLLVKTEVSLKLTLPLHPEIKRLISMSLNLFVRSFSLNVALVLAVREATAISDETVAAHTIAANIWLFTAFFIDGYGAAGNLLSGRLLGAKDYPNLWELTKKVVRYNLVVSAVLIIVCTFLYKPLGLLFSNEETVLSVFYGVFFMVIIMQPINAVAFTLDAIFKGLGEMAWLRNTLLLATFVGFVPVLYLSKYLGWGVIGIWLAFIVWMLFRAGMLIIFYKKKYYNRLS; the protein is encoded by the coding sequence ATCAGTACCACCACAAGTAATATAGATATTTCATTCAAGCGTATACAACAGCTAGCTATTCCAGCACTTATTGCTGGTATTGCAGAGCCTATACTGTCGAGTACAGATGCTGCGGTAGTGGGAAATATGGCAGAAAATAGCGTTGAGTCACTTGCTGCGGTAGGTATTGTGGGTTCATTTTTATCTATGCTTATATGGATTTTAGGTCAAACACGTAGTGCGATATCTACCATTATCTCTCAAAATCTAGGTGCAGGAAAACTAGACGATATTAAGGTTCTCCCTGCCCAAGCAATTTACTTCAATATCATCTTAAGTATTGTGGTACTTGCCAGTACCTATTTCTTTGTTGCCGAAATTTTTACGCTACTCAATGCAAAAGGCTTAGTGCTCTCTTTAAGTATAGATTATTATAATATTAGAGTATGGGGCTTTCCGCTCACCTTATTTACGTTTGCTGTTTTTGGAATTTTCAGAGGATTACAAAACACTTTTTGGCCTATGATTGTTGCCATCATTGGTGCTTCTTTAAACATAGGTTTAGACATTGCATTAGTGTACGGTGTAGAGGGAATTATTGAGCCGCTTGGTGTAAAAGGGGCTGCGTGGGCTAGTTTAATTGCTCAGGCTTTTATGGCAGTTATGGCTCTCATACTTTTACTAGTAAAAACAGAGGTTTCTCTTAAACTTACATTGCCCTTACATCCAGAAATAAAAAGGCTTATCTCCATGAGTCTCAACTTATTTGTGCGCTCATTTTCTCTTAACGTAGCACTTGTGCTGGCTGTGAGAGAAGCAACTGCAATAAGTGATGAAACTGTAGCGGCACATACTATTGCTGCCAATATCTGGCTATTTACAGCCTTTTTTATTGATGGTTATGGTGCTGCAGGAAACCTGCTAAGTGGTCGTCTACTTGGAGCAAAAGACTATCCTAATCTATGGGAATTAACCAAGAAGGTTGTTCGTTACAATCTTGTTGTTTCGGCTGTATTAATTATTGTTTGTACATTTTTATACAAACCTCTAGGTCTTCTTTTTAGTAATGAAGAAACGGTACTCTCTGTTTTTTACGGAGTGTTTTTTATGGTAATTATCATGCAACCCATCAATGCTGTGGCATTTACACTAGACGCCATTTTCAAAGGGCTTGGTGAGATGGCGTGGTTACGCAACACCCTACTACTAGCTACTTTTGTAGGTTTTGTACCTGTTCTATATTTAAGCAAGTATTTAGGATGGGGCGTGATAGGCATCTGGCTCGCCTTTATAGTATGGATGCTTTTTAGAGCAGGCATGCTTATCATCTTTTACAAGAAAAAGTATTATAACAGACTATCTTAA
- the kbl gene encoding glycine C-acetyltransferase, giving the protein MYGNIQQYLQKELAEIKEAGLYKKERIITSAQDAVITISTGEKVINFCANNYLGLSSHPEVIQAAKDTMDTHGFGMSSVRFICGTQDIHKELEQRIAKFYGTEDTILYAAAFDANGGVFEPLLGAEDAIISDSLNHASIIDGVRLCKAARYRYANNDMADLEEQLKKANDNGARHKIIVTDGVFSMDGLVAPLHQICDLADKYDALVMIDECHATGFIGDRGIGTLEEKGVLGRIDIITGTLGKALGGAMGGYTTAKKEVIEILRQRSRPYLFSNSLAPAIVGASIKVFDMLEKDTSLRDKLAENTAYFKKGMKDAGFDIIDGDSAIVPVMLYDAQLSQNMADALLEEGIYVIGFFFPVVPKGKARIRVQLSAAHTIEHLDTAIKAFTKVGKALKVV; this is encoded by the coding sequence ATGTACGGTAATATTCAACAATATTTACAAAAAGAACTTGCTGAAATTAAAGAGGCAGGACTATATAAAAAAGAACGTATCATCACATCTGCACAGGATGCGGTGATCACTATTTCTACAGGAGAAAAGGTAATTAACTTTTGTGCAAATAATTACTTAGGCCTTTCTTCACATCCAGAGGTAATACAAGCTGCCAAAGATACTATGGATACACATGGCTTTGGTATGAGCTCTGTGCGATTTATATGTGGTACTCAAGATATTCACAAAGAACTAGAACAACGCATTGCTAAATTTTACGGGACAGAGGATACAATTCTGTATGCAGCGGCCTTTGATGCAAATGGTGGAGTTTTTGAACCACTACTAGGTGCAGAAGATGCTATAATCTCTGACTCACTCAACCACGCTTCTATTATAGACGGTGTAAGACTTTGTAAAGCTGCAAGATATCGTTATGCAAATAATGACATGGCAGATCTTGAAGAGCAGCTTAAAAAAGCAAATGATAATGGCGCTCGTCATAAAATCATTGTAACAGATGGTGTGTTCTCCATGGACGGGCTTGTTGCGCCATTACACCAGATTTGCGATCTAGCAGATAAATATGATGCCCTAGTAATGATAGATGAATGTCACGCAACTGGATTTATAGGCGATCGCGGTATAGGTACTCTTGAAGAAAAAGGTGTATTAGGAAGGATAGACATCATCACTGGAACTTTAGGAAAGGCGCTTGGAGGTGCTATGGGTGGATATACTACAGCAAAGAAAGAAGTGATAGAAATACTGCGCCAGCGTAGCCGTCCTTATTTATTTTCAAACTCTCTTGCTCCAGCAATTGTAGGCGCTTCTATCAAGGTGTTTGATATGCTAGAAAAAGACACTTCACTCAGGGATAAGCTAGCAGAAAATACTGCATATTTCAAAAAGGGGATGAAAGATGCTGGTTTTGATATTATAGATGGAGATTCGGCTATTGTGCCTGTTATGCTTTATGATGCCCAGCTATCTCAAAACATGGCTGATGCATTATTAGAAGAAGGAATTTATGTAATAGGGTTTTTCTTCCCAGTAGTTCCTAAGGGAAAAGCTAGAATAAGAGTACAGCTAAGTGCTGCACATACAATCGAACATCTAGATACCGCTATCAAAGCATTTACTAAGGTTGGTAAAGCATTAAAAGTGGTTTAA
- a CDS encoding universal stress protein translates to MKNILVPIGSSDSAFNTLQYAIDLAQEIDANVYAISVFQEFSKAGSASKLNTVIKEESESRLEKVVNGVDHKGVSVVAHPIKGGVIEGVERFNKHVPVDLMVLSPRSNSVRDEVYLGNMTGKLVKGTDIAVLVVPENEKFKEPSNILMAFKNGKFDKKRHLEPLRKLQKHFGTELHLLHVETPESDEAMKEVSDDLKKMSASYKNTTNATTYQGVLEHFQSVEPDMLCVVRRKRGFFKKLWEKNVVLKKEFFTTKPLLILRVQ, encoded by the coding sequence ATGAAAAATATTCTCGTTCCAATAGGTTCTTCAGACAGCGCTTTTAATACGCTTCAATATGCAATAGATCTTGCACAAGAGATTGATGCAAATGTGTATGCGATATCAGTCTTTCAAGAGTTTTCTAAAGCAGGTAGTGCTTCAAAGCTAAATACTGTTATTAAAGAAGAGTCAGAAAGCAGGCTCGAGAAGGTTGTAAATGGAGTAGATCATAAAGGAGTATCTGTAGTTGCTCACCCTATTAAAGGTGGTGTGATAGAAGGCGTAGAGCGCTTTAATAAACACGTACCGGTAGATCTTATGGTGTTATCACCACGCAGTAACTCTGTGCGTGATGAGGTCTATCTAGGTAACATGACAGGGAAGCTTGTAAAAGGAACTGATATTGCGGTACTGGTAGTACCAGAAAATGAAAAATTTAAGGAGCCTTCTAATATTTTAATGGCTTTTAAAAATGGAAAGTTTGATAAAAAACGTCATTTAGAACCATTGAGAAAGCTTCAAAAGCATTTTGGGACAGAGCTTCACTTGTTGCACGTGGAAACTCCAGAATCTGACGAAGCTATGAAAGAAGTATCTGATGATCTTAAAAAAATGAGTGCGTCTTATAAAAACACAACAAATGCAACTACTTATCAAGGAGTGCTAGAGCACTTCCAGTCTGTAGAGCCAGATATGTTATGTGTTGTGCGTAGAAAACGTGGTTTCTTTAAAAAACTTTGGGAGAAAAATGTGGTCTTAAAAAAGGAGTTTTTTACAACAAAACCACTTCTTATTTTAAGAGTACAATAA
- a CDS encoding OmpA family protein, whose translation MKHLSRFLVAALMILAIGSSVNAQDANNPWAFSIGVNAVDTFPVGDAADTPGPGGLRGNLFEEFYNVEDHWNILPSISYINVSRYLGDGFAFGVSGSINRIEKLGDARPRNELQYYGADGDFSYSLRDLINGEGGWFDPTLSVGAGYTWVESTLDGNLDGFGTANAAAGVKIWLSENLNLGLQSKYKHAFEDDGIKHFQHVAAVGIVFGGKDTDGDGIYDKDDACPEVAGLPEFNGCPDSDGDGIEDSKDACPTVAGLAEFDGCPDTDGDGIPDPKDACPTVAGIAALGGCPDADGDGIKDADDACPNEAGPRSNNGCPFEDKDGDGVLDKDDECPDVAGTVANNGCPEVSVEVLNELNVETKKVLFDYNKASIRTESYATLDKVASVMMEYPTTRFLIEGHTDDRGRDAYNLNLSDQRAASVRSYLTGKGIPASRLESKGFGEARPVASNKTAAGRQENRRVELSILEQ comes from the coding sequence ATGAAACATCTTAGCAGATTTTTAGTTGCAGCACTTATGATTCTTGCTATAGGATCATCAGTAAATGCACAAGACGCAAACAACCCTTGGGCTTTCTCTATCGGAGTTAACGCTGTTGACACATTTCCAGTTGGAGATGCCGCAGACACGCCAGGTCCAGGAGGGTTACGAGGAAACCTTTTTGAAGAATTTTATAATGTAGAAGATCACTGGAATATTCTTCCATCTATTTCTTACATTAATGTATCGCGTTACTTAGGAGATGGATTCGCTTTTGGCGTTTCTGGTTCAATTAACAGAATTGAAAAATTAGGTGATGCAAGACCTAGAAATGAACTACAGTATTACGGTGCTGATGGAGATTTCTCTTATAGCTTAAGAGATCTTATCAACGGTGAAGGTGGATGGTTTGACCCAACCCTTTCTGTAGGTGCTGGTTATACTTGGGTAGAAAGTACTCTTGATGGTAACCTTGATGGATTTGGAACGGCAAATGCTGCTGCTGGTGTAAAAATATGGTTAAGTGAAAACCTGAACCTTGGATTACAATCTAAATATAAGCATGCTTTTGAAGATGATGGTATTAAGCACTTCCAACACGTTGCTGCTGTAGGTATTGTTTTCGGAGGAAAAGATACTGATGGAGATGGTATATACGACAAAGATGATGCTTGTCCAGAAGTTGCAGGTTTACCTGAATTTAACGGTTGTCCTGATTCTGATGGAGATGGTATCGAAGATTCTAAAGATGCTTGTCCTACTGTTGCTGGTTTAGCTGAGTTTGACGGTTGTCCTGATACTGATGGTGACGGAATCCCTGATCCTAAGGATGCTTGTCCTACTGTTGCTGGAATCGCTGCTTTAGGTGGTTGTCCTGATGCTGATGGTGACGGAATCAAAGATGCTGATGATGCTTGTCCTAATGAAGCTGGACCACGTTCAAACAACGGATGTCCTTTTGAAGATAAAGATGGTGACGGTGTACTTGACAAAGATGATGAATGTCCAGATGTTGCAGGAACTGTAGCAAATAACGGATGTCCTGAAGTATCTGTTGAAGTTCTTAACGAGCTAAACGTAGAAACTAAAAAAGTACTTTTTGATTACAACAAAGCATCAATCAGAACTGAATCTTATGCGACTCTTGATAAAGTAGCATCAGTAATGATGGAATACCCAACAACTCGTTTCCTTATCGAAGGTCACACTGATGATAGAGGACGTGATGCTTATAACTTAAACCTTTCTGATCAGAGAGCAGCTTCAGTAAGAAGCTACTTAACCGGAAAAGGAATCCCAGCGTCTCGTTTAGAGTCTAAAGGATTTGGTGAAGCTAGACCAGTTGCTTCAAATAAAACTGCTGCAGGACGTCAAGAAAACAGACGTGTTGAGCTTTCTATTCTTGAGCAATAG